From Eleftheria terrae, the proteins below share one genomic window:
- a CDS encoding PqiC family protein yields MRLPLLSHLRAPARRPLARPLGLLPLWAALLTGCAASKPDPTLLTLPAAEVAPPTASGGTATPRVLAVRRVAIPEYLLTRKVRYRADASTLDEWPQAYWAERIEVGVTREFASALRQALPGWIVCEGSCSDRVADLILQVELTPLDFSRAQRSLQTHARVSAAWALTASRGVQLLDQRLQQPATADTPQAQAQALTDVLETVARASAEGLQKLPPPR; encoded by the coding sequence ATGAGACTGCCCCTGCTTTCCCACCTGCGCGCGCCGGCTCGCCGCCCGCTCGCCCGGCCGCTTGGCCTCCTGCCGCTGTGGGCGGCGCTGCTCACCGGCTGCGCGGCCAGCAAGCCGGATCCCACCCTGCTGACCCTGCCGGCGGCCGAGGTCGCACCACCGACCGCCAGCGGTGGCACGGCAACACCACGCGTGCTGGCGGTGCGCCGGGTGGCGATTCCGGAATACCTGCTGACCCGCAAGGTGCGCTACCGCGCCGACGCCAGCACGCTGGACGAGTGGCCGCAAGCCTACTGGGCCGAACGCATCGAGGTCGGTGTCACCCGCGAGTTCGCATCGGCACTGCGCCAGGCCCTGCCCGGCTGGATCGTTTGCGAAGGCAGTTGCAGCGACCGGGTGGCCGACCTGATCCTGCAGGTGGAGCTCACACCGCTGGACTTCTCGCGGGCCCAGCGCAGCTTGCAGACGCATGCCCGCGTGTCAGCGGCGTGGGCGCTGACCGCGTCGCGCGGCGTGCAGTTGCTCGACCAGCGCCTGCAGCAGCCAGCCACCGCCGACACGCCGCAAGCTCAGGCACAAGCCCTCACCGATGTGCTCGAAACGGTGGCACGGGCCAGCGCAGAAGGACTGCAGAAGCTGCCTCCGCCGCGTTGA
- the hpf gene encoding ribosome hibernation-promoting factor, HPF/YfiA family has product MNLTISGHHLEVTPALREYVLTKLDRVTRHFDQVVDINVLLSVEKLKEKERRQKAEVNLHVKGKDIFCETAHEDLYAAIDQLMDKLDRQVVKHKGRVQDHHHESPKRMDGAATESPT; this is encoded by the coding sequence ATGAATCTGACGATCAGCGGCCATCACCTGGAAGTCACGCCTGCGCTGCGAGAGTACGTACTCACAAAGCTAGACCGGGTTACCCGGCATTTCGATCAGGTGGTGGATATCAACGTGTTACTGAGCGTTGAAAAGCTGAAGGAGAAGGAACGTCGCCAGAAGGCCGAAGTCAACCTTCACGTCAAAGGCAAGGACATCTTTTGTGAAACTGCTCACGAAGACCTCTACGCCGCGATCGATCAATTGATGGACAAGCTCGACCGCCAAGTGGTCAAGCACAAGGGCCGGGTCCAAGACCACCATCACGAGTCGCCCAAAAGAATGGATGGCGCGGCCACTGAAAGCCCCACGTAA
- a CDS encoding PTS sugar transporter subunit IIA: MNRLAAILPATNVLVNVDATSKKRAFEQAGLLFENQQAIARAVVTDNLFARERLGSTGLGHGVAIPHGRIKGLKNPQAAVLRVQHAIPFDAPDDQPVMLLIFLLVPEAATQRHLEILSEIAELLSDRELRERLKSEPDAAKVHELISSWEPLKSVA; encoded by the coding sequence ATGAACCGTCTCGCCGCCATCCTTCCCGCCACCAACGTGCTGGTGAACGTGGACGCCACCAGCAAGAAGCGGGCTTTCGAGCAAGCTGGCTTGCTGTTTGAGAACCAGCAGGCCATCGCACGCGCGGTGGTGACGGACAACCTGTTCGCGCGGGAACGCCTGGGCTCCACCGGGCTGGGCCATGGCGTGGCGATTCCGCACGGTCGTATCAAGGGCCTGAAGAATCCGCAGGCGGCGGTGCTGCGCGTGCAGCATGCGATTCCCTTCGATGCACCGGACGACCAGCCGGTGATGCTGCTGATCTTCCTGCTCGTGCCGGAAGCGGCAACGCAGCGCCACCTGGAGATCCTGTCCGAGATCGCCGAACTGCTGTCCGACCGCGAATTGCGCGAGCGGCTGAAGTCCGAGCCCGACGCGGCCAAGGTGCACGAACTGATTTCGAGCTGGGAACCGCTGAAGTCGGTGGCCTGA
- the hprK gene encoding HPr(Ser) kinase/phosphatase — MKPTVISAEALFEAQRATLKWHWIAGHAHPERRFDEVAVRDAQSAADLVGYLNYIHPYRVQIVGRREVEYLSIPNPEDQARRISRIVTLEPPVLVVADGQTPPDQLVAMCERAEIPLFVTEESAGFVIDVLRSYLSLHFAERTTRHGVFMDILGLGVLLTGESGLGKSELGLELISRGNGLVADDAVDLYRVSQSAIEGRCPELLLNLLEVRGIGLLDIKAIFGETAVRRKMRLKLIVHLVRKETMERDFERLPYEPLYEDILGVPVRKVVIAVDAGRNLAVLVEAAVRNSILQLRGIDTYKEFIERHQQAMLRGE, encoded by the coding sequence TTGAAACCGACCGTCATCAGCGCCGAGGCGCTGTTCGAAGCCCAGCGTGCCACCCTGAAGTGGCACTGGATCGCTGGGCACGCCCATCCGGAGCGCCGCTTCGACGAGGTGGCCGTGCGCGATGCGCAGTCGGCCGCCGACCTGGTGGGCTACCTGAACTACATCCACCCGTACCGCGTTCAGATCGTCGGGCGGCGCGAGGTCGAGTACCTGTCGATTCCCAATCCGGAAGACCAGGCGCGGCGCATCTCCCGCATCGTGACGCTGGAGCCGCCGGTGCTGGTGGTGGCCGACGGGCAGACGCCGCCGGACCAGCTGGTGGCGATGTGCGAGCGCGCCGAGATCCCGCTGTTCGTGACCGAAGAATCCGCCGGCTTCGTGATCGACGTGCTGCGCAGCTACCTGTCGCTGCATTTCGCCGAACGCACCACCCGTCATGGCGTGTTCATGGACATCCTGGGCCTGGGCGTGCTGCTGACCGGAGAATCCGGCCTCGGCAAGAGCGAACTCGGCCTTGAGCTGATCTCACGCGGCAACGGCCTGGTGGCCGACGATGCGGTGGACCTCTACCGCGTCTCGCAGAGCGCGATCGAAGGGCGCTGCCCCGAGCTGCTGCTCAACCTGCTCGAAGTGCGCGGCATCGGCCTGCTGGACATCAAGGCGATCTTCGGCGAGACGGCGGTGCGCCGCAAGATGCGGCTCAAGCTCATCGTCCACCTGGTGCGCAAGGAAACCATGGAGCGGGACTTCGAACGCCTGCCCTACGAACCGCTCTACGAGGACATCCTCGGCGTGCCGGTGCGCAAGGTGGTGATCGCGGTGGATGCCGGCCGCAACCTGGCCGTGCTGGTCGAGGCCGCGGTGCGCAACAGCATCCTGCAGCTGCGTGGCATCGACACCTACAAGGAATTCATCGAGCGCCACCAGCAGGCGATGCTGCGCGGCGAATAG
- the fur gene encoding ferric iron uptake transcriptional regulator encodes MTNVDELKSSGLKATLPRLKILEVFQAGKQRHMTAEDVYKALLSEGSDIGLATVYRVLMQFEQAGLLSRNHFEAGKAVFELNEGKHHDHLVCVVCGRVEEFYDAEIERRQQEIAKERGYELQDHSLALYVVCGREGCRTHAGGER; translated from the coding sequence ATGACCAATGTTGATGAATTGAAAAGCAGCGGCCTGAAGGCCACCTTGCCCCGCCTCAAGATCCTTGAGGTGTTCCAGGCCGGCAAACAGCGGCACATGACTGCTGAAGATGTGTACAAAGCGCTGCTCTCGGAGGGGTCGGACATTGGCCTGGCGACGGTGTACCGCGTGCTGATGCAGTTCGAGCAGGCCGGCCTGCTGTCGCGCAACCATTTCGAGGCCGGCAAGGCGGTGTTCGAGCTGAACGAGGGCAAGCACCACGACCACCTGGTGTGCGTCGTCTGCGGCCGGGTCGAGGAGTTCTACGACGCCGAGATCGAGAGGCGCCAGCAGGAGATCGCCAAGGAGCGCGGCTACGAGTTGCAGGACCACTCGCTGGCGCTCTACGTTGTCTGCGGCCGCGAAGGCTGCCGCACGCATGCCGGCGGCGAGCGCTGA
- a CDS encoding outer membrane protein assembly factor BamE yields the protein MSLIIPRGRIVGLLATAAVLAALGACSSMQTSDSVLGLVTPYRIEVVQGNVVTREMAAAVKPGMSRNQVRDILGSPLLTDVFHADRWDYIFTIRRQGAEPQLRRVTAHFQGEQLSRLEAEQELPTEAAFVASIDTFKKKGDKPPALELTDAQLQALPAPKPQPGAQAETPPPARTYPPLEP from the coding sequence ATGTCCCTCATCATCCCCCGTGGCCGTATCGTCGGCCTGCTCGCCACCGCCGCCGTGCTGGCTGCGCTGGGCGCCTGCAGCTCCATGCAGACCAGCGACAGCGTGCTGGGCCTGGTGACGCCCTACCGCATCGAAGTCGTGCAGGGCAATGTCGTCACGCGAGAGATGGCGGCGGCGGTCAAGCCCGGCATGAGCCGCAACCAGGTGCGCGACATCCTGGGCTCGCCGCTGCTGACCGATGTCTTCCACGCCGACCGCTGGGACTACATCTTCACGATCCGGCGCCAGGGTGCCGAGCCGCAGCTGCGCCGGGTCACCGCCCACTTCCAGGGCGAGCAGCTGAGCCGGCTGGAAGCCGAGCAGGAATTGCCGACCGAAGCCGCCTTCGTCGCCTCGATCGACACCTTCAAGAAGAAGGGCGACAAGCCGCCCGCGCTGGAGCTGACCGACGCGCAGCTGCAGGCCCTGCCGGCGCCGAAGCCGCAGCCGGGCGCGCAGGCCGAGACGCCGCCGCCGGCACGCACCTATCCGCCCCTGGAGCCCTGA
- the dapB gene encoding 4-hydroxy-tetrahydrodipicolinate reductase, with amino-acid sequence MNHRIAIAGSSGRMGRTLIEAVLAADDCQLAGALDRPDSPSIGQEAAGFLGQRCGVAITGDLRAGLQDAGYLIDFTRPEGTLAHLEVCRELGVKAVIGTTGFSDEQKARIADISREIAIVMAPNMSVGVNVVLKLLDMAARALSQGYDIEVIEAHHRHKVDAPSGTALKMGEVVAAALGRDLKECAVYGREGVTGERDPSTIGFATVRGGDIVGDHTVLFAGTGERIEITHKSSSRATYAQGSLRAVRFLAGQAHGLFDMNDVLGMA; translated from the coding sequence ATGAACCACCGCATTGCCATTGCCGGAAGCTCCGGCCGCATGGGCCGCACGCTGATAGAAGCGGTGCTGGCTGCCGACGACTGTCAGCTGGCCGGCGCGCTCGACCGCCCCGACAGCCCTTCCATCGGCCAGGAGGCGGCCGGCTTCCTGGGCCAGCGCTGTGGCGTGGCGATCACCGGCGACCTGCGCGCCGGCCTGCAGGACGCCGGCTACCTGATCGACTTCACCCGGCCCGAAGGCACGCTGGCCCACCTGGAGGTGTGTCGCGAGCTGGGCGTGAAGGCGGTGATCGGCACCACCGGCTTCAGCGACGAGCAGAAGGCGCGCATTGCCGACATCTCGCGCGAGATCGCCATCGTCATGGCGCCCAACATGAGCGTGGGCGTCAACGTGGTGCTCAAGCTGCTCGACATGGCCGCGCGCGCCCTCAGCCAGGGCTACGACATCGAGGTCATCGAGGCCCATCACCGCCATAAGGTGGACGCGCCCAGCGGCACCGCGCTGAAGATGGGCGAAGTGGTGGCCGCAGCGCTGGGCCGCGACCTCAAGGAATGCGCCGTCTACGGGCGTGAAGGCGTGACCGGCGAACGCGATCCGTCCACCATCGGCTTCGCGACGGTGCGCGGCGGCGACATCGTCGGCGACCACACGGTGCTGTTCGCCGGCACCGGCGAGCGCATCGAGATCACGCACAAGTCCTCCAGCCGCGCCACCTACGCCCAGGGCAGCCTGCGGGCGGTGCGCTTCCTGGCCGGGCAGGCGCATGGCCTGTTCGACATGAACGACGTGCTGGGCATGGCCTGA
- a CDS encoding MotA/TolQ/ExbB proton channel family protein — translation MNGLEHLWSQGDAVTRAVALLLLAMSITAWVLIAWKAWLLRRARRGIAAAVPAFWAAPNLAEGRSRLAAHDPEAVLAPLVEAALHEPPAGTLEAGGHRSSQLTRRLRDALHRVLQQLQFGQVLLASIGSTAPFIGLFGTVWGIYHALAGIASEGQISVDKVSGPVGEALIMTAAGLAVAIPAVLAYNVFGKLLGACEAELEGFAHDLREMLAPSGAPTEER, via the coding sequence ATGAACGGGCTGGAACACCTCTGGAGCCAGGGCGACGCGGTGACGCGCGCGGTGGCCCTGCTGCTGCTGGCGATGTCGATCACCGCCTGGGTGCTGATCGCCTGGAAGGCCTGGCTGCTGCGACGCGCGCGCCGCGGCATCGCGGCGGCCGTGCCGGCGTTCTGGGCCGCCCCCAACCTGGCCGAGGGGCGCAGCCGCCTGGCCGCCCATGATCCGGAAGCCGTGCTCGCCCCGCTGGTGGAGGCCGCGCTGCACGAGCCGCCGGCCGGCACGCTGGAAGCAGGGGGCCACCGCAGCTCCCAGCTGACACGGCGGCTGCGCGACGCCCTCCACCGGGTGTTGCAGCAGCTGCAGTTCGGCCAGGTGCTGCTCGCCTCGATCGGCAGCACCGCGCCCTTCATCGGCCTGTTCGGCACGGTCTGGGGCATCTACCACGCGCTGGCCGGCATTGCGTCGGAAGGCCAGATCAGCGTCGACAAGGTCTCCGGCCCGGTCGGTGAGGCGCTCATCATGACCGCCGCCGGCCTGGCGGTGGCCATTCCTGCGGTGCTGGCGTACAACGTGTTCGGCAAGCTGCTGGGCGCCTGCGAGGCCGAGCTCGAAGGATTCGCCCACGACCTGCGCGAGATGCTGGCGCCGTCCGGCGCGCCCACCGAGGAGCGCTGA
- a CDS encoding ExbD/TolR family protein, with protein sequence MAFGRLERTSGPTPISDINMTPLIDVMLVLLVIFMIAAPLMTASLKLELPRSDAAAPSEAPAFISVALTPAGELYLDRERLAPEAFAERVASAARQNPELEVQLQADRSVPYGEVAELIGQLQLAGLHRIAFVAEPAAAASR encoded by the coding sequence ATGGCCTTCGGCCGGCTCGAACGCACCAGCGGCCCCACGCCGATCAGCGACATCAACATGACGCCGCTGATCGACGTGATGCTGGTGTTGCTGGTCATCTTCATGATCGCCGCGCCGCTGATGACGGCCAGCCTGAAACTGGAGCTGCCGCGCAGCGACGCGGCGGCACCCAGCGAGGCGCCGGCCTTCATCAGCGTGGCGCTGACACCGGCCGGCGAGCTGTACCTCGACCGCGAGCGGCTGGCGCCCGAGGCCTTCGCCGAGCGCGTGGCCAGCGCCGCCCGCCAGAACCCGGAGCTGGAGGTGCAGCTGCAGGCCGACCGCAGCGTGCCCTATGGCGAGGTGGCCGAGCTGATCGGCCAGCTGCAGCTGGCCGGGCTGCACCGCATTGCCTTCGTCGCCGAGCCGGCAGCGGCCGCCAGCCGCTGA
- the leuS gene encoding leucine--tRNA ligase, which yields MNTEQPKAYNPREVETAAQAHWQARDAYRVTEDTSKKKFYACSMLPYPSGKLHMGHVRNYTINDMLTRQLRMQGYNVLMPMGWDAFGLPAENAALKNGVPPAQWTYDNIAYMKKQMQAMGLAIDWSREITTCDPAYYKWNQWLFLKMLEKGIAYRKTQVVNWDPVDQTVLANEQVIDGRGWRTGALVEKREIPGYYLKITDYAEELLEHVQHQLPGWPERVRLMQENWIGKSEGVRFAFPHEIADDSGQLIQGGKLYVFTTRADTIMGVTFCAVAPEHPLATHAAAGNPALAAFIEDCKKGGTTEAELALKEKEGLPTGLFVTHPLSGEQVEVWVGNYVLMSYGDGAVMGVPAHDERDFAFAKKYGLPIKQVVAVEGETYSTDAWAEWYGDKQRGTTIASGRFDGLGYKAAVDAVADALAALGLGEKKTTWRLRDWGVSRQRYWGTPIPIIHCGDCGPVPVPEQDLPVVLPQDCVPDGSGNPLNKRADFLNVACPKCGKPAQRETDTMDTFVDSSWYFMRYCDPANEQQMVAGGAQYWMPMDQYIGGIEHAILHLLYARFWTKVMRDLGLVKVDEPFTRLLTQGMVLNDAYFQKPEGGGKNFYWESEVDVLRNEHGQITGATLKKDGSKLEHELTTMSKSKNNGVDPQDLIDTYGADTARLFVMFASPPEQTLEWNDAGVEGAHRFLKRVWNYAQTHREQIAEVLPEGLAAELIYAAAPSDVKELRREVYKLLQQASYDYERMQYNTVVSACMKLLKTLEGFDAQNHPDRHYASWAVHEAVGILLRVLYPACPHITQALWQDLGYVAQYGELLDAPWPHVDEGALVQDEIELMLQVNGKLRGSVKVSASADKAAIEAAALASPDFAKFAEGKPPKKVVIVPGRLVNVVV from the coding sequence ATGAACACCGAACAGCCCAAAGCCTACAACCCGCGCGAGGTCGAGACCGCCGCGCAAGCCCACTGGCAGGCCCGCGACGCCTATCGCGTCACCGAGGACACGAGCAAGAAGAAGTTCTACGCCTGCTCGATGCTGCCCTACCCCTCGGGCAAGCTGCACATGGGCCACGTGCGCAACTACACGATCAACGACATGCTGACGCGCCAGCTGCGCATGCAGGGCTACAACGTCCTGATGCCGATGGGCTGGGACGCCTTCGGCCTGCCGGCGGAGAACGCGGCGCTGAAGAACGGCGTGCCGCCGGCGCAGTGGACCTACGACAACATCGCCTACATGAAGAAGCAGATGCAGGCGATGGGGCTGGCGATCGACTGGTCGCGCGAGATCACCACCTGCGATCCGGCCTACTACAAGTGGAACCAGTGGCTGTTCCTCAAGATGCTGGAAAAGGGCATCGCCTACCGCAAGACGCAGGTCGTCAACTGGGACCCGGTGGACCAGACGGTGCTGGCCAACGAGCAGGTGATCGACGGCCGCGGCTGGCGCACCGGGGCGCTGGTGGAAAAGCGCGAGATCCCGGGCTACTACCTGAAGATCACCGACTACGCCGAGGAACTGCTGGAGCATGTGCAGCACCAGCTGCCCGGGTGGCCCGAGCGCGTGCGGCTGATGCAGGAGAACTGGATCGGCAAGAGCGAAGGCGTGCGCTTCGCCTTCCCGCACGAGATTGCCGACGACAGCGGCCAGCTGATCCAGGGCGGCAAGCTCTACGTCTTCACGACGCGGGCCGACACCATCATGGGCGTGACCTTCTGCGCGGTGGCGCCGGAGCACCCCCTGGCCACCCACGCGGCGGCCGGCAACCCGGCGCTGGCGGCCTTCATCGAGGACTGCAAGAAGGGCGGCACCACCGAGGCCGAGCTGGCGCTCAAGGAGAAGGAAGGCCTGCCCACCGGGCTGTTCGTGACCCATCCGCTGAGCGGCGAGCAGGTCGAGGTCTGGGTCGGCAACTACGTGCTGATGAGCTATGGCGACGGCGCCGTCATGGGCGTGCCGGCACATGACGAACGCGACTTCGCCTTTGCGAAGAAGTACGGCCTGCCGATCAAGCAGGTGGTGGCGGTCGAAGGCGAGACCTATTCCACCGACGCCTGGGCCGAGTGGTACGGCGACAAGCAGCGCGGCACCACGATCGCCTCCGGCCGCTTCGACGGCCTGGGCTACAAGGCCGCGGTCGACGCGGTGGCCGATGCGCTGGCGGCACTCGGCCTGGGTGAGAAGAAGACCACCTGGCGCCTGCGCGACTGGGGCGTGAGCCGCCAGCGCTACTGGGGCACCCCCATCCCCATCATCCACTGTGGCGACTGCGGCCCGGTGCCGGTGCCCGAGCAGGACCTGCCGGTGGTGCTGCCCCAGGACTGCGTGCCCGACGGCAGCGGCAACCCGCTGAACAAGCGGGCCGACTTCCTGAACGTGGCCTGCCCGAAGTGCGGCAAGCCGGCTCAGCGCGAGACGGACACGATGGACACCTTCGTCGATTCGTCCTGGTACTTCATGCGGTACTGCGACCCGGCGAACGAGCAGCAGATGGTCGCCGGCGGCGCGCAGTACTGGATGCCGATGGACCAGTACATCGGCGGCATCGAGCACGCCATCCTGCACCTGCTGTATGCGCGCTTCTGGACCAAGGTGATGCGCGACCTCGGCCTGGTGAAGGTGGACGAGCCGTTCACCCGGCTGCTGACGCAGGGCATGGTGCTGAACGACGCCTATTTCCAGAAGCCCGAAGGCGGGGGTAAGAACTTCTACTGGGAATCGGAAGTCGATGTGCTGCGCAATGAGCATGGCCAGATCACGGGCGCGACGCTGAAGAAGGACGGCTCGAAGCTCGAGCACGAACTCACCACGATGTCGAAGTCCAAGAACAACGGCGTCGACCCTCAGGACCTGATCGACACCTACGGTGCCGATACCGCGCGCCTGTTCGTGATGTTCGCCTCGCCGCCGGAGCAGACGCTGGAGTGGAACGATGCCGGCGTGGAAGGCGCGCACCGCTTCCTCAAGCGCGTCTGGAACTACGCGCAGACCCACCGCGAGCAGATCGCCGAGGTGCTGCCCGAAGGCCTGGCGGCCGAGCTGATCTACGCCGCCGCACCCAGCGACGTGAAGGAGCTGCGCCGCGAGGTCTACAAGCTGCTGCAGCAGGCCAGCTATGACTACGAGCGCATGCAGTACAACACCGTGGTGTCGGCCTGCATGAAGCTGCTCAAGACGCTGGAAGGCTTCGACGCCCAGAACCACCCGGACCGGCACTACGCCAGCTGGGCGGTGCACGAGGCGGTGGGCATCCTGTTGCGGGTGCTCTACCCGGCCTGCCCGCACATCACGCAGGCGCTGTGGCAGGACCTGGGCTATGTGGCGCAGTACGGCGAGCTGCTGGATGCGCCTTGGCCGCATGTCGACGAAGGCGCGCTGGTGCAGGACGAGATCGAGCTGATGCTGCAGGTCAACGGCAAGCTGCGCGGCTCGGTGAAGGTCTCGGCGTCGGCCGACAAGGCGGCCATCGAGGCGGCGGCGCTCGCCTCGCCCGACTTTGCCAAGTTCGCCGAGGGCAAGCCGCCGAAGAAGGTGGTGATCGTGCCGGGCCGGCTCGTCAACGTGGTGGTATGA
- the lptE gene encoding LPS assembly lipoprotein LptE, translated as MTTRSAAARLLRRPLSRRGLLGSAAMAALLLGGCGFKLRGAPTFAFRSIQLGVAPRSELSLELRRQLAAAPDLRVVEAAKDAEVVLDVLDDSIVRSVSANTAAGQVREITLRSRVRFRVRTPSGRELIPDTTLELGQPLSYNESAALGKESEEAELVREMRRDITTQMLRRLAAVKP; from the coding sequence ATGACGACCCGCTCCGCCGCCGCCCGCCTCCTCCGCCGCCCGCTGTCCCGCCGCGGCCTGCTCGGCAGCGCCGCCATGGCGGCGTTGCTGCTCGGCGGCTGCGGCTTCAAGCTGCGCGGCGCGCCGACCTTCGCCTTCCGCAGCATCCAGCTCGGCGTGGCCCCCCGCTCGGAGCTGTCGCTGGAGCTGCGCCGGCAGCTGGCGGCCGCGCCCGACCTGCGGGTGGTCGAAGCCGCCAAGGACGCCGAGGTGGTGCTCGACGTGCTGGACGACAGCATCGTGCGCTCGGTCAGCGCCAACACGGCCGCCGGCCAGGTGCGTGAAATCACGCTGCGTTCGAGGGTGCGCTTTCGCGTGCGCACGCCCTCCGGCCGGGAGCTGATTCCCGACACCACGCTGGAGCTGGGCCAGCCGCTCAGCTACAACGAAAGCGCGGCCCTCGGCAAGGAAAGCGAGGAAGCCGAGCTGGTGCGCGAGATGCGCCGCGACATCACCACCCAGATGCTGCGCCGCCTGGCCGCGGTGAAGCCCTGA
- the holA gene encoding DNA polymerase III subunit delta, translated as MQLRLDQLQAHLQRELRPLYTLHGDEALLVQEACDAIRAAARAAGHAERTVHTVAGAHFDWGELLGAAQALSLFADKRLIEIRIPGGKPGKDGSEALQRYCEHLGDDLVTIVVLPRLDKTAQSSGWFTALDGAGVTVRIDPIERKLLPGWIAQRLSAQGQRVQGGEEGQRTLAFFADRVEGNLLAAHQEIQKLGLLYPPGELSFEQVEVAVLNVARYDVFKLSEAVLAGQVARVLRMLDGLEAEGEAAVLVHWTLAEDIRTLKRVKDALLAGRPLPMALREQRVWGLKEKLFERVLPRLSDRSVDALLDAAQVCDGLVKGLRHPDWPAEPWAALRRLALMVVEAVSVPVSPREASGRWLALRA; from the coding sequence ATGCAGTTGCGACTGGATCAGCTGCAGGCCCACCTGCAGCGGGAACTGCGGCCGCTCTACACCCTGCATGGCGACGAGGCGCTGCTGGTGCAGGAAGCCTGCGACGCCATCCGTGCCGCCGCCCGGGCCGCCGGCCATGCCGAGCGCACCGTGCACACGGTGGCCGGCGCCCATTTCGACTGGGGCGAACTGCTGGGCGCGGCACAGGCCCTCAGCCTGTTCGCCGACAAGCGCCTGATCGAGATCCGCATTCCCGGCGGCAAGCCGGGCAAGGACGGCTCCGAGGCCCTGCAGCGCTATTGCGAACACCTGGGCGACGACCTGGTGACCATCGTCGTGCTGCCACGGCTGGACAAGACGGCCCAGTCGAGCGGCTGGTTCACCGCGCTCGACGGCGCGGGCGTCACGGTGCGCATCGACCCCATCGAGCGCAAGCTGCTGCCCGGCTGGATCGCACAGCGCCTGTCGGCCCAGGGCCAGCGGGTGCAAGGCGGCGAGGAGGGGCAGCGCACGCTGGCCTTCTTCGCCGACCGGGTGGAGGGCAACCTGCTCGCCGCCCACCAGGAGATCCAGAAGCTGGGCCTGCTCTACCCTCCCGGCGAACTGAGCTTCGAGCAGGTCGAGGTGGCGGTGCTCAACGTGGCCCGCTACGACGTGTTCAAGCTGTCCGAGGCGGTGCTTGCCGGCCAGGTGGCGCGGGTGCTGCGCATGCTCGACGGGCTGGAGGCAGAGGGCGAGGCGGCGGTGCTGGTGCACTGGACGCTGGCCGAGGACATCCGCACGCTCAAGCGGGTGAAGGACGCGCTGCTGGCCGGCCGGCCGCTGCCCATGGCGCTGCGCGAGCAGCGGGTCTGGGGCCTGAAGGAGAAGCTGTTCGAGCGGGTGCTGCCGCGCCTGAGCGACCGCAGCGTGGACGCGCTGCTCGATGCGGCCCAGGTCTGCGACGGCCTGGTCAAGGGCCTGCGCCATCCCGACTGGCCCGCCGAGCCGTGGGCCGCGCTGCGCCGCCTGGCGCTGATGGTGGTGGAAGCGGTCTCGGTGCCGGTCAGCCCGCGCGAGGCGAGCGGCCGCTGGCTGGCGCTGCGCGCCTGA